From the Rickettsiales bacterium genome, the window CCGCAATTACTTGGAATTCCGGGGGATAACACTTATAGCAATTTAGCAGAGGCGAGATTAGAATTTTGGGAGCAAACAATTCTCCCCCTTGCGGAAGAATATTGCCAAGCAATGAATCATTGGTTATTGCCGATGTTTAACCTAGAAAATTTGACATTAAAATTGGATATTGAAAATATCCCAGCCCTTATGCCAAGAAGGGA encodes:
- a CDS encoding phage portal protein — encoded protein: PQLLGIPGDNTYSNLAEARLEFWEQTILPLAEEYCQAMNHWLLPMFNLENLTLKLDIENIPALMPRRETLWNRLNQSDFLTNDEKRNILGIGS